One window of Chamaesiphon minutus PCC 6605 genomic DNA carries:
- a CDS encoding GumC family protein produces the protein MKESFPEFTNPPRLMQSPESVKPRPTGFPEARQEEGVSLSAILNGLRKYWYASVFTTALMMGVIGYVTWKQVRIYRSAVQIAIDLKGGNSFAEKLAGGVDSNGQSEDRTIALETITQSLRSRSMIEQAINMIPDPKMRPSVGQVLAGLAIQTKPDSNVLTVSYTSLSQNEIVTVLNALSKVYIDYSIKTKKARTNNSIEFIESQLPASRKRLEASASQIEQFRIKYRFVDPATSAGALDGYRQGIVAKINESRSVYYQTQKQYEELKKQLASVGLSSEGNLSTTMLTQDSAYQELFKQLNDLELKYNQESVRFSSENPLVVSLKEKRDGVLVLLRERAQQVLKRQVEDSELTKGGISNFGNNLAQNLANKQAELETSLVAQTAQAQSLEAVYQQVQTQIAQLPGLQKQYTEMQREYQIASQELTAFLQKVQELKIVNAEQVVPWRLLDPPEYPNFPVSPDVPRQLGMGAVGSLLAGILVSVGLNKLDDRVDNPDSVKAMTGMPVLSLIPRVDDLDRSSSMRGGTFLQTAKGKNKDYSYWSFVEAIRTLALGIGLTSDREEKQAGKIIAMTSSLPKEGKSTIVFHTSNTLAELGYRVLLIDADMHKSSIAQLCANSPLFKREDCDIEDGLSDAIVGSSNWKDLIKVSPESQLHVLFSGKQTVSSIVLFNSPRLIRLMEEWRKEYDYVLFDTPPIVGVSNTRLLSSLVDGLVYIVSLNVAQKQIIDRGIDIISSGKTPVLGLAINRVENHHSGYNKYYQYYHASHELHEKNDKSKLLNPEQQGVEVTSIVDRR, from the coding sequence ATGAAAGAGAGCTTTCCTGAATTTACTAATCCTCCCAGACTAATGCAGTCCCCAGAATCAGTGAAACCTCGTCCGACTGGCTTCCCCGAAGCACGGCAAGAGGAAGGAGTGAGTTTGAGTGCGATCCTCAATGGCTTACGTAAGTATTGGTATGCTTCGGTATTTACCACTGCACTGATGATGGGTGTAATCGGTTATGTAACCTGGAAGCAAGTACGGATTTATCGATCGGCAGTACAAATCGCCATCGATCTCAAAGGTGGCAATAGTTTTGCCGAAAAACTAGCAGGCGGTGTCGATTCTAACGGGCAATCGGAAGATCGGACGATCGCACTAGAGACGATTACCCAATCGCTCAGAAGTCGGAGCATGATCGAACAAGCAATTAACATGATTCCCGATCCTAAAATGCGTCCTTCTGTAGGGCAAGTTTTGGCAGGATTGGCAATTCAAACGAAGCCAGATAGTAACGTGCTTACCGTCAGCTACACATCGCTGTCGCAAAATGAAATTGTCACCGTACTCAATGCTTTAAGTAAAGTTTACATCGACTATAGTATTAAAACCAAAAAAGCCCGCACCAATAACTCGATCGAATTTATCGAGTCACAATTACCAGCTTCGCGCAAACGCTTAGAAGCTTCGGCTTCCCAAATCGAGCAGTTTCGGATTAAATATCGATTTGTAGATCCGGCAACTTCTGCTGGTGCCTTAGATGGCTACCGTCAAGGTATCGTCGCCAAGATTAACGAATCTCGCTCTGTTTATTACCAAACTCAAAAGCAATACGAAGAATTAAAGAAACAACTGGCTTCAGTAGGGTTATCGTCCGAAGGTAATTTGAGTACCACGATGTTGACACAGGATAGTGCATATCAAGAATTATTCAAGCAACTCAACGATCTCGAATTAAAATACAACCAGGAAAGCGTTCGGTTTAGTAGCGAAAATCCACTCGTTGTCAGTCTCAAAGAAAAACGCGATGGCGTACTAGTACTATTGAGAGAACGAGCGCAACAAGTGCTCAAGCGACAAGTCGAAGATAGCGAACTTACCAAAGGTGGAATATCTAATTTTGGTAACAACTTAGCTCAAAACTTAGCCAATAAACAAGCCGAGTTAGAAACGAGTTTAGTCGCCCAAACAGCACAGGCTCAAAGTTTGGAAGCAGTATATCAACAAGTTCAAACTCAGATCGCGCAACTACCCGGCCTGCAAAAACAATACACCGAAATGCAGCGGGAATATCAAATTGCTTCGCAAGAATTGACAGCATTCTTACAAAAAGTTCAGGAGTTGAAAATCGTCAACGCCGAACAAGTCGTACCATGGCGGTTATTAGATCCCCCAGAATACCCCAATTTCCCCGTCTCGCCTGACGTGCCGCGCCAATTAGGAATGGGTGCCGTCGGTAGCTTGCTTGCGGGGATTCTGGTATCGGTAGGTTTGAATAAACTCGACGATCGTGTAGATAATCCAGATAGTGTCAAAGCGATGACTGGAATGCCAGTATTATCTTTGATCCCAAGAGTAGACGATCTCGATCGATCTTCTTCAATGCGGGGTGGTACCTTTCTGCAAACAGCTAAAGGTAAAAACAAAGATTATTCTTACTGGAGTTTTGTTGAGGCGATTCGTACCCTCGCATTGGGGATCGGCCTGACATCCGATCGAGAAGAGAAGCAAGCTGGTAAAATCATTGCCATGACTTCTTCTTTACCCAAAGAAGGTAAATCAACCATCGTTTTCCATACTTCTAATACCCTTGCAGAATTGGGTTATCGAGTCTTGCTCATCGATGCCGATATGCATAAATCTAGCATTGCCCAGTTGTGTGCTAACTCACCACTATTTAAGCGTGAAGATTGCGATATCGAAGATGGATTGAGCGACGCGATCGTCGGTAGCTCCAACTGGAAAGATTTAATTAAAGTTAGCCCAGAATCTCAGTTACATGTTTTGTTTTCTGGGAAGCAAACAGTTAGTTCGATCGTCTTATTTAATTCACCACGATTGATTCGCTTGATGGAAGAGTGGCGTAAAGAATATGATTACGTTCTGTTCGATACACCACCGATCGTTGGCGTCAGCAATACGCGATTGCTGTCGAGTTTAGTAGATGGCTTGGTATATATTGTCAGCCTCAATGTAGCCCAAAAACAAATTATCGATCGCGGTATCGATATTATTTCCTCTGGAAAAACTCCCGTCTTAGGATTGGCAATCAACCGCGTTGAAAATCATCATTCTGGCTACAATAAATATTATCAGTACTATCATGCTTCCCACGAGCTGCATGAAAAAAATGATAAGTCTAAGCTCTTAAATCCCGAACAACAGGGAGTAGAAGTTACATCGATCGTCGATCGCAGATAG
- a CDS encoding peroxiredoxin has translation MNNYHENCLRVGQIAPDFTATAVVDRQFQKVKLSSYRKYVILFFYPLDFTFVCPTEIIAFSDRYAEFQALNTEILAISVDSEFSHLAWIETERKMGGLGDINYPLVSDLKKEISAAYNVLDPEAGTALRGLFIIDRAGILQHATINNLSFGRSVDETLRVLQAIQHVQANPNEVCPADWQPGAKTMFPSPSGSKAYFKSV, from the coding sequence ATGAATAATTACCATGAAAATTGCCTGAGAGTAGGTCAAATTGCCCCAGATTTTACGGCAACTGCGGTTGTCGATCGTCAGTTTCAGAAGGTTAAATTATCTAGTTATCGTAAGTACGTTATTTTATTCTTTTATCCCCTAGATTTTACGTTTGTCTGCCCGACAGAAATTATTGCTTTTAGCGATCGATATGCAGAATTTCAAGCTCTCAATACCGAGATTTTAGCTATATCGGTCGATAGTGAATTTTCGCATTTAGCTTGGATCGAAACCGAGCGTAAAATGGGCGGCTTGGGCGATATTAATTATCCCTTAGTCTCCGATCTCAAAAAAGAAATTAGTGCTGCCTACAATGTCTTAGATCCCGAAGCAGGTACAGCTTTACGCGGATTGTTTATTATCGATCGTGCGGGAATTTTGCAACATGCTACGATCAATAACCTTTCCTTCGGTCGCAGTGTCGATGAAACGCTGAGAGTCCTTCAAGCGATCCAACACGTTCAGGCAAATCCCAATGAAGTTTGTCCCGCTGACTGGCAACCGGGAGCCAAAACCATGTTTCCTAGTCCGAGCGGATCTAAAGCTTATTTTAAATCGGTATAA
- a CDS encoding sucrose-phosphate phosphatase produces the protein MVSLTTLSLFITDLDRTLVGNDSSLDRLNQILDLYRQTWGTKIVYATGRSRASYQELATAQSLLAPDALIAAVGTELYVGNSDNPDPEWIERLSTNWHRDKIVEIASRFADLEPQPPAEQRPFKVSYFLSPSVVADVVPQLQQLLVDRNLDVEIIYSGSKDLDILPRNGDKGKAVQFLRDRWQIDPSQTLVCGDSGNDISLFKYGKERGVIVGNAHSELRLWYELHPVDYHYLAAADYAAGILEGLNYFRFVA, from the coding sequence ATGGTTTCTCTCACAACTTTATCGTTATTTATCACCGACCTCGATCGGACCCTCGTTGGCAATGACAGCTCGCTAGATCGACTCAATCAGATCCTCGATCTCTATCGTCAAACTTGGGGGACTAAAATAGTGTATGCCACAGGTCGATCGAGAGCATCGTATCAAGAATTAGCGACCGCGCAATCGCTGCTGGCTCCCGACGCTTTAATTGCGGCGGTAGGTACCGAATTGTACGTCGGTAACTCGGACAATCCCGATCCGGAATGGATAGAGCGACTGAGTACCAATTGGCATCGCGACAAAATTGTAGAAATTGCCAGTCGGTTTGCTGACTTAGAACCCCAGCCGCCAGCCGAGCAACGTCCGTTTAAAGTCAGCTACTTTCTCTCGCCGAGTGTAGTCGCCGACGTGGTACCACAACTGCAACAGTTGCTGGTCGATCGCAACCTTGATGTCGAAATTATCTATAGTGGTAGTAAGGATTTGGATATTTTGCCGCGTAATGGGGATAAAGGTAAAGCCGTGCAATTTTTACGCGATCGTTGGCAGATCGATCCGAGCCAGACGCTAGTATGTGGCGATTCTGGTAACGATATTTCGCTATTTAAATATGGCAAAGAACGCGGTGTCATTGTCGGCAATGCCCATTCCGAGCTACGGTTATGGTACGAACTCCATCCAGTGGATTACCACTATTTAGCTGCTGCCGATTACGCCGCAGGTATTCTAGAAGGACTCAATTACTTTCGGTTTGTCGCATAG
- the topA gene encoding type I DNA topoisomerase — protein sequence MSTLVIVESPTKARTIGKFLPSSYVVKASMGHVRDLPPSADEIPPEYKSQKWAKDLGIDVENGFAPLYIIPKDKRKIVQELKTALKDADELILATDEDREGESISWHLLQLLNPKVPTKRMVFHEITKEAIQKALKNCRNIDEQIVHAQETRRILDRLVGYRLSPLLWKMIGGKLSAGRVQSVAVRLLVMKERQRRAFKSAEYWDLKALLVHNKLDFDSKLVTVDGTKIATGADFDPNTGNLLPGKKVRVLNGSDANALKDSLQDKTWTVTGLEEKPVTRKPAPPFTTSTLQQEANRKLRLSAKRTMQVAQSLYEEGYITYMRTDSVNLSEQAIEAARACVLNMYGQEYLSPKPRQYSTKAKGAQEAHEAIRPAGSSFRTPKATGLSDEKLKLYDLIWKRTVASQMADARQTQLSVDLQVENAGFRSSGKRIDFPGYLRAYVEGSDDPNAAIEDQEIILPALVKGDRPDCKKLDAIDHFTQPPARYTEASLVKMLESEGIGRPSTYASIISTIIDRGYAQTQSNALVPTFTAFAVTALLEKHFQDLVDPHFTARMEQSLDDISTGATQWLPYLEKFYFGDTGLDNLVKQGFDNIDGKLARTIEFDNIEAKIRIGKFGPYIESEFGNASIPEGLTPADLAPETVEMLIEKKKSTPDILGHHPETGEPIYSKEGRYGPYVQLGDQGEDPKIKPRISSIPKEMNPADVTLEIAVELLKLPRSLGVHPETGGKLQTNVGRFGPYILYDRGKEGKEYRSLKAPDDVYTVTLERAVAILAEPKAVRGARGKKEPLRTLGNHPNDNEPIAIYAGPYGNYIKHGKTNAGLPEGETVEGISMETALSLLVAKGGAVKKTTAKKTTATAKKTTATKAKTTNTKKTTASKTITAAKKTTTKSKTS from the coding sequence ATGTCAACCCTCGTCATTGTCGAATCTCCCACCAAAGCGCGCACTATCGGTAAGTTTTTGCCATCGAGTTATGTTGTCAAAGCTTCGATGGGACATGTGCGGGATCTGCCCCCCTCAGCAGATGAAATTCCGCCTGAATATAAATCTCAAAAGTGGGCAAAAGATCTGGGAATCGACGTGGAGAACGGGTTTGCCCCCCTATATATCATCCCCAAGGACAAGCGGAAGATCGTTCAAGAATTGAAAACGGCTCTCAAAGATGCTGACGAACTGATTCTGGCAACGGACGAAGATCGTGAGGGTGAAAGTATCAGTTGGCACCTATTGCAGCTCCTCAATCCCAAAGTGCCGACCAAACGAATGGTCTTTCACGAGATTACCAAAGAAGCGATCCAAAAAGCACTAAAAAATTGCCGCAATATCGACGAGCAAATCGTTCACGCTCAAGAAACCCGCCGCATTCTCGATCGATTGGTCGGTTATCGGCTGTCGCCGTTGCTGTGGAAGATGATTGGTGGTAAATTATCCGCAGGTAGAGTTCAGTCGGTAGCGGTGCGGTTGTTGGTGATGAAAGAACGCCAACGGCGGGCGTTTAAATCGGCTGAATATTGGGATCTGAAAGCACTGCTGGTTCACAATAAACTAGATTTTGACTCGAAACTAGTTACAGTAGATGGGACGAAGATCGCCACAGGTGCCGATTTCGACCCGAATACCGGAAATTTACTCCCCGGCAAAAAAGTTCGAGTCCTCAATGGGAGCGACGCCAACGCACTCAAAGACAGCCTCCAGGACAAAACCTGGACGGTAACTGGATTGGAAGAAAAACCCGTCACTCGCAAACCAGCACCGCCATTTACCACTTCAACCCTCCAACAAGAAGCCAACCGCAAACTGCGCTTATCCGCCAAGCGCACCATGCAAGTCGCCCAATCCTTGTATGAAGAAGGCTATATTACTTACATGCGAACGGATTCGGTGAATTTGTCCGAACAAGCGATCGAAGCCGCGCGTGCTTGCGTGCTAAACATGTACGGACAAGAATATCTCAGCCCCAAACCCCGCCAATATTCTACCAAAGCCAAAGGTGCTCAAGAAGCACACGAAGCCATCCGTCCGGCAGGGAGCAGCTTTCGCACGCCCAAAGCCACCGGACTCAGTGACGAAAAATTGAAACTTTACGACTTGATCTGGAAACGGACGGTAGCCTCGCAAATGGCCGATGCGCGGCAAACCCAGCTCAGCGTCGATTTACAGGTCGAAAACGCTGGATTTAGATCCTCTGGTAAGCGAATCGATTTCCCTGGCTACCTGAGAGCATATGTCGAAGGCTCCGACGATCCTAACGCGGCGATCGAAGACCAAGAAATCATTCTTCCTGCCTTAGTCAAAGGCGATCGTCCCGACTGCAAAAAACTCGACGCGATCGACCACTTTACCCAACCGCCAGCCCGCTATACCGAAGCATCCCTGGTCAAGATGCTCGAAAGTGAAGGGATCGGTCGCCCTAGTACTTATGCCAGCATCATCAGTACGATTATCGATCGGGGGTATGCTCAGACTCAAAGTAATGCCCTAGTGCCGACTTTTACCGCCTTTGCGGTCACAGCTTTACTCGAAAAACATTTCCAAGATCTTGTCGATCCGCACTTTACCGCCCGGATGGAGCAATCGCTCGATGATATCTCTACTGGAGCGACGCAATGGCTCCCCTATTTAGAAAAATTCTATTTCGGCGATACAGGGTTGGATAATCTAGTCAAGCAAGGGTTTGACAACATCGATGGCAAGCTCGCACGGACGATCGAGTTTGACAATATCGAAGCTAAAATCCGGATCGGTAAATTTGGGCCGTATATCGAATCCGAATTCGGTAATGCTTCAATTCCTGAAGGTCTGACACCTGCCGATTTAGCTCCCGAAACGGTCGAGATGCTGATCGAAAAGAAGAAGAGCACTCCCGATATCCTCGGACATCACCCCGAAACTGGCGAACCGATTTATTCTAAAGAGGGTCGATATGGACCCTACGTACAATTGGGCGACCAAGGTGAAGATCCCAAGATCAAGCCCAGAATCTCATCCATCCCCAAAGAGATGAATCCCGCAGATGTCACTCTGGAAATCGCCGTCGAGTTACTCAAACTCCCCCGCAGCCTGGGAGTACATCCCGAAACTGGTGGTAAGCTACAAACTAATGTCGGCAGATTTGGGCCGTACATCTTGTACGATCGTGGCAAAGAAGGTAAGGAATATCGATCGCTTAAAGCTCCCGATGATGTCTATACTGTCACACTAGAGCGGGCGGTGGCAATCTTGGCAGAACCTAAAGCTGTACGCGGTGCGCGTGGCAAAAAAGAACCATTGCGCACGCTCGGCAATCATCCCAACGATAACGAACCGATAGCGATTTATGCTGGACCCTATGGTAACTATATCAAGCATGGTAAAACCAATGCTGGCTTGCCAGAAGGCGAGACCGTCGAAGGCATCAGTATGGAAACCGCACTGAGTTTGTTGGTAGCCAAAGGTGGAGCGGTGAAGAAAACAACTGCTAAAAAAACCACCGCCACAGCCAAGAAAACGACCGCAACTAAAGCCAAAACTACTAATACAAAGAAAACTACAGCTTCAAAAACAATTACCGCAGCTAAAAAAACTACCACCAAATCGAAGACTAGTTAG
- a CDS encoding glycosyltransferase family 4 protein, whose amino-acid sequence MSKLRVLLTIDEASLGGGQTHVLLLSKYLDRENFEVEVATEETGWLVDEVRKLGKIVHPITIANKLSWKSYQSIRQLLLAHRFDIVHTHGGTAGFWMRLVALGLTERPTMVHTYHGLHYLHISRGAIGVILQLFKRAIFRLLDRFLLKYTDRIICVCQSDYVKAVAAKVAHPAHTSVVHNGIEIEQFATPLDRDIARRRFGFGASEFIFGNVGRLHAQKGHAYLLRAFAKLNNPARLAIVGDGELRYESIGLADELKIDRRVMFLGARTDIYEFLSAIDVFVLPSLWEGQPIALLEALAIGKPCIASAVDGIPEIITNGVNGYLVAPRNIEQLTQTMDRAIEHPQPLTPFFGSSDLGSCRFLAQNMATEIGNLYRVGKKSA is encoded by the coding sequence ATGTCAAAATTGCGAGTTCTGTTGACGATCGATGAGGCAAGTCTGGGCGGCGGCCAAACGCATGTATTACTCTTATCCAAGTATTTAGATCGGGAAAACTTTGAGGTGGAGGTTGCCACAGAGGAGACAGGTTGGCTGGTGGATGAAGTCCGCAAACTAGGTAAGATCGTCCATCCGATTACGATTGCCAACAAATTAAGCTGGAAGTCTTATCAAAGCATCCGCCAACTACTATTGGCGCATAGATTTGATATCGTCCATACTCATGGGGGGACGGCAGGATTTTGGATGAGATTAGTCGCACTCGGACTAACAGAGCGACCCACGATGGTGCATACTTATCACGGACTGCACTATCTCCATATTTCACGAGGCGCGATTGGAGTTATCCTCCAACTATTCAAAAGAGCAATTTTTCGACTGCTCGATCGATTTTTGCTAAAGTATACGGATCGGATAATTTGTGTTTGTCAATCGGATTATGTGAAAGCGGTAGCTGCAAAAGTTGCCCACCCCGCACACACATCGGTGGTCCATAATGGCATCGAAATCGAGCAGTTTGCCACACCCCTCGATCGAGATATCGCTCGACGTCGATTTGGGTTTGGGGCGAGTGAGTTTATCTTTGGCAATGTCGGTAGACTCCACGCCCAAAAAGGCCACGCATACTTATTACGAGCTTTTGCTAAGTTAAATAATCCCGCACGGTTGGCGATCGTTGGCGATGGCGAACTACGCTACGAATCGATCGGACTTGCCGATGAATTGAAAATCGATCGACGGGTGATGTTTTTAGGCGCGCGCACCGATATCTATGAATTTTTATCGGCGATCGATGTGTTCGTGCTGCCATCATTATGGGAAGGTCAACCGATCGCTCTTTTAGAGGCATTAGCGATCGGGAAACCCTGTATTGCCTCGGCTGTCGATGGGATTCCCGAAATTATTACCAATGGCGTCAATGGGTATTTAGTCGCCCCCAGAAATATCGAACAACTCACCCAGACTATGGATCGCGCGATCGAGCATCCTCAGCCGCTGACACCGTTTTTTGGCTCTAGCGATCTTGGATCTTGTCGGTTCTTGGCACAAAATATGGCCACAGAGATTGGCAATCTCTATCGAGTGGGGAAAAAATCGGCATGA
- a CDS encoding glycosyltransferase family 2 protein — protein MSISIILVNYNGAEFLAECLNSLAKFINADCEVIVIDNSSTDNSVEIVRTRFTWVRLICSEVNLGFGKANNLAVERSQGKYLLFLNTDTLLTENTPQILAAYLDREPDVAAIGARITFQDGSYQLSSGMLPNLAIEFIDKIRYGLDRKWHGLVANIYNKQYSTIREVGWVTGACLMIHRDIYQRLGGFDPAFFMYFEDKDLCKRVRDLEFKVIYYPGTSIIHLLGGSSKNITKNINNYYRDSQLYYYQKHLNEIQLKILKFYLRLSGKI, from the coding sequence GTGAGTATATCAATTATTCTAGTTAATTATAATGGTGCTGAATTTTTAGCAGAATGTCTGAACTCGCTAGCTAAATTTATTAATGCCGATTGTGAAGTCATAGTTATCGATAACTCTTCGACAGATAATAGTGTCGAGATCGTTCGCACGCGATTTACTTGGGTGCGGCTGATTTGTAGCGAAGTTAATTTAGGATTTGGCAAGGCAAATAACTTGGCGGTGGAGCGATCGCAAGGTAAATACCTGTTATTTTTAAATACCGATACGCTCCTTACCGAGAATACACCGCAGATTTTAGCAGCTTATCTCGATCGCGAGCCAGATGTCGCCGCCATTGGTGCGCGGATTACTTTTCAAGATGGCAGCTATCAATTGTCATCGGGAATGTTACCAAATCTAGCCATTGAGTTTATCGATAAGATTCGCTATGGATTGGATCGGAAATGGCACGGTCTAGTTGCAAACATCTATAATAAACAATATTCGACAATTCGAGAAGTCGGTTGGGTAACGGGGGCTTGTTTGATGATACATAGAGATATATATCAAAGACTAGGGGGGTTTGACCCAGCCTTCTTTATGTACTTTGAAGATAAAGATCTTTGCAAACGCGTTCGCGATTTAGAATTCAAGGTTATCTATTACCCTGGTACTAGCATAATTCATCTTTTAGGCGGTAGCTCTAAGAATATTACAAAAAATATTAATAACTACTATCGCGATAGCCAACTGTATTATTATCAAAAACATCTGAATGAAATTCAGCTCAAAATCTTGAAATTTTATTTAAGATTGTCAGGGAAAATCTGA
- a CDS encoding glycosyltransferase yields the protein MINLHVMHSWGGGLERWVKEYAQSDTRDTNFVLKSIGEHGTPAKQIHLYRHIEDRIPLRMWELDKPIVSTSATHLEYRYILQEIIDVFKIDCILISSFIGHAFELLHTDRRTVIICHDFYPFCPVIIAYFKGNCEECNFSHLKTCFAENPVRFFPFTSAIEWMEIRETFVRMLKGKYIPLIIPSPFIKDRLVSLEPKLADVPMFVISHGISPLVTVKSLSTELQAPPKNRPRIMILGELSTHKGLELFGQICDRLCEVADVYLVGCGDDGYAFKRKRGVTIISHYKREELAAIVDKLEIDLGLLLSVWTETFSFTLSELMSMGIPTLATKIGSFADRIEDGVNGFLVPPNPEKIVLKVNDLLDDPKTLQEIRDRLSSFQHKSVEEMVIEYQERLENEAFDSQKIATLIPAKTLPQDLDLEQLQLQIALWQHELADLRLSHAKLANQLEYKEFYPNWKISKNMRVPLSKRFSMFKYAKRLFPGLWQYLRNLAINFKVLY from the coding sequence ATGATCAATCTACATGTGATGCACAGTTGGGGTGGCGGGTTAGAACGATGGGTGAAAGAATACGCACAATCTGATACCCGCGATACCAATTTTGTACTCAAATCGATTGGCGAACATGGCACACCTGCCAAACAAATCCATTTATATCGTCATATTGAAGATCGAATTCCACTGCGGATGTGGGAGTTAGATAAACCGATTGTCTCTACCTCAGCCACTCACTTAGAGTATCGTTATATTTTACAAGAAATTATCGATGTATTTAAAATCGATTGTATTTTAATCTCCTCATTTATCGGACATGCTTTCGAGCTATTACACACCGATCGCCGCACGGTCATTATCTGTCATGATTTTTATCCATTCTGTCCGGTAATTATTGCTTATTTCAAAGGTAATTGTGAAGAATGTAACTTCAGTCACCTAAAAACTTGTTTTGCCGAAAATCCCGTCAGGTTCTTTCCATTTACTTCGGCGATCGAATGGATGGAAATTCGCGAGACATTTGTGCGCATGCTCAAAGGTAAATATATTCCGCTGATTATTCCATCGCCGTTTATCAAAGATCGATTGGTATCGTTAGAACCTAAATTAGCAGATGTACCGATGTTTGTTATCTCGCATGGTATTTCCCCACTAGTAACGGTAAAATCATTAAGTACCGAGCTACAGGCTCCGCCAAAAAACAGGCCGCGAATTATGATTTTAGGAGAACTATCTACCCATAAGGGATTAGAATTATTCGGTCAAATTTGCGATCGCCTGTGTGAAGTTGCCGATGTTTACTTAGTTGGCTGTGGTGATGATGGGTATGCTTTCAAGCGTAAGCGTGGAGTGACAATTATCTCCCATTATAAACGTGAAGAGTTAGCCGCAATAGTCGATAAGTTAGAAATAGATCTGGGATTACTATTGTCAGTTTGGACTGAAACTTTTAGCTTCACATTAAGCGAACTCATGTCGATGGGTATTCCGACATTGGCAACTAAAATCGGTAGCTTTGCCGATCGGATTGAAGATGGTGTCAATGGATTTTTAGTACCACCCAACCCAGAAAAGATCGTGCTAAAAGTTAACGATCTCCTCGACGATCCCAAAACTTTGCAAGAAATTCGCGATCGACTATCATCTTTCCAGCACAAAAGTGTAGAGGAGATGGTAATTGAATATCAAGAGCGATTGGAAAATGAAGCCTTCGATTCGCAAAAAATAGCAACACTGATACCAGCTAAAACTTTACCTCAAGACTTAGATCTCGAACAGCTTCAATTACAAATTGCTCTTTGGCAACACGAGTTAGCAGATTTACGTCTGTCTCATGCCAAACTAGCAAATCAATTAGAATATAAGGAATTTTATCCAAATTGGAAGATCTCCAAAAACATGCGCGTCCCACTTTCCAAAAGGTTTTCGATGTTTAAATATGCCAAGCGACTTTTTCCGGGGTTATGGCAGTATCTTCGCAACTTAGCGATTAATTTTAAAGTCCTTTATTAA